The genomic region ATGCAATGTTGGTTATAGCTGTAGGTTTGCTTGTGTTCCTAGTGCTTGCTTGGAATATGCAAAGCGTTTTATTTAATGAGGACTTGACTCAAGAACATAAGGAAAAGGTCATGGAAGCCATGAATCAGGAAGTGACTGAGGTTCAAGAGGGACAGATATTAAATGAAACTCCAGATACAAGCAATCAGACTGGACAGGGCTATACCGAGATGGGTAAGGTCTATAAGGATTCATCTACGGGTAAGCTGATTATGGTTCAGAATAAGACTAATTAATCTTTCTTCTTTTTTTATTTTTATTTTTTATTTTTTTAATTTTTATTTTAACTTTTTTTAATATTTTTACTATTTTTAAATTTTAATTATTTATACTAGAAAATATAAATTATTGGTAATGGTAAGCCGAAGACAGCTGTTGGTTTTATAACTAGGGAAACTCCGCACATCATATAGACTGTAAAGTTGAAAGACTTATGCTGAGAAGTATGACTCTGGAGCAGAAACGACACGGCCTTTGATGGATGACAATGATGCTTGACTGATGGACATTAAAGGAATCGGTGAAACGGCCAATCTACAGGATGCAAGAACAAATATGCTGATGACCTCTAAGGGAAGCAGAGTAGTTCGCTAAGATGAATGCTGTATAAAACAGAATGTGGGTTACTCTCGGCAGACCATTATTTTCTCTATTTTCATATTAATTTTTATTTAGAATATTCCAAATTTCAATTATTTTTGTAGCGGTGTATTCTATCTCTTCTTTTGTGTGAGTGGCCATCACGGTCAATCTTAGTCTGCTCTCACCTTTAGGAACAGATGGTGGTCTGATAGAGGATACTAAAATTCCCTCTTTTTCAAGCTCTTTTGAGATTTTGTTTGCCAATTCTGCAGGACCTATGATGATTGGTATGATTGGTGTTTCTCCATCAACTATATTTAATCCTGCATTAGTTAGGAGTTCTCTCATCAGGCTTGTGTTTGAATTTAGATCATTTAAATATTTTTCACTATTTTCCTTTAATAGATTTAATGCAGCATTTGCACTAGCTATTGTAGCTGGAGAAAGTGCTGTTGAGAATATGAATGGTCTTGACTTGTTTATAAGATAATCTATGTAGACTTGTTTTCCACAAACAAATCCTCCTTCTGATGCAAGTGCCTTGCTTAAGGTTCCTATTTGCAAATCAACTGAGTCAGTTAAGTCAATTCCAGTCTTGTCCTTATAGTATTCAACTGTTCCCTTACCTGTTTTTCCGATAACTCCAGTCGCATGTGCCTCATCGATTATAAGAGTGCAGTTGTATTTGTCAGCTATTTCTACAAGTTCGGGAAGCGGGGCTATGTCTCCATCCATACTGAATACTCCATCGCTCACAATAAATAGGTTGGAATCTTTTTTGGATTCAATTTCATCTAAAATAAGATTCTCGAGGTCTTTTGTATCCTTATGCTTGTAGACTTTAACTTTAGCTTTGGAGATTCTTGTTCCATCTATAATGCTTGCATGATTCAATTGATCAGAGAATATGACATCATTTTCTTTTGTAAGAGCATAAATCACTCCTAAATTAGTCATATATCCTGTATTAAAAATAAGTGCGGATTCAACATTTTTAAACTCTGAGATATTGTTTTCAAGCTCTCTAGCCTCAAAAGAAGCTCCTGTAGTCAGTCTTGAACCTGTTGAACCGGTTCCATATATGCTTGCTTCTTGGGCTGCTTTAATCACATCTGGATGATGTGTTAAGCCAAGGTAGTTATTGGTTCCAAAAACAAGAAACTCTTTGCCTTCCTTATCAATGGCCTTTGTAGAACTGATAAACCTTAAGTCATCTACTGTTCTCTCTAAATCATTGTTTTTGAGTTCCTCCAACTCTTCATTTAATTGGCTTTCAAGATTCGGATTCATAATATCATCAAATTTAAGATCTTATTCTATAAGCACTACTTGTTTTTCAAGATAATCTATTAAATCATCTAAAGTGTAATCATCATTCAATTGATTGGTGTCAACAAAGAATGCTCTTCCTCCAATAGGATTTCCTTCATCCTTTAGGATAGGAATACGTTCATAATTATCCTTTGTTCCTACGTATCCTATTACATAACTTGGGTCATCGGACCAGCATAATTCTGCGACTATTCCTTTGCAGCTTGCTATTTTGGATGCAAGAATCAGTGCCTCTTCAAGATGGAGACCTTCCCTTCCATCATTTTTCAATGATTCCCGATATTCTGTAATGTCTGCACTAGCTATTCCAGTTACTCTGACTCCCTTGATTCCTTTATTGTCTATTCTGTCGCCTGTGTCCTTATCAATAAGCATGGCTCCATGCATGCTTTCTTCAAGGTCTTGTAAATTTTGGATAGCCATTTTTGCAGATTCTTCACTCACTGCATTGTCCATTAATAATTCCTTCGCAAGACCCAATCCATCTTCTTTGGATTCTACATGATGCTCATTAATGTTTAGTCTTTTCTTATAGGTGATATCCTCTTCATCTATTCTTTCAATCTTTAAATTTATAAAGTCTGGCTTTCCTCTCTCATGAGTGATTGCCCTTCTGTAAACATTGATCAATTCCTCTTCAATTTCATCTTCTCTTAAAATACGTTCTGCTCCAGAGATATGTTTTCCCCCTTCTTCATGAGGGCCTCCCTTTGAAGATCGCATTTTTATACTGTACATCATAAAATCTTGCCTAATAATTTTTACTATAATCTATTTGTTTTTTATAATTATTAATATTTGACATGATTTTGTCATGAAAATTCCATTTTGACATGATGATTTTTTGCTAAAAATTTTCATTTAACTTAATTGATTTAAGGTAATCTTAAAATGATGGTTTGGCATATAAACTATATTTTAATTATGTATAACTATTATTAAATTGAATTATTTTACAAATTATATATTTTAAATTGACAGTATCTACATAACAAGCTATAAATTTTTAATTTTAGTAAAATTTTATAAAAAATAGGGTCGAAAAATAAGATAATAAATATAGAGTAAAAATAGAAAATTGATAAAATTTGAAAAGTTAAAATTTAAAAAAAATAAGAAAATCAGATGTTTTATTAAACATCTGGATTAGTTAAATTGTTTAGTTATTGATGGCATCTTTAACCTTGTCAAAGAGTCCCTTCTTGTAGACTTTTATTTCGTCCCCACTGATTTCACCAAATTGGATCAAGAGTTTTTTCTGTTCTTTTGAGAGTTTTTGAGGAACAACCACTGTAATGTTTACATAGAGATTACCTTTTCCTGCACGTCTCATGTAAGGCATACCTTGGTCTCTCAATCTGAATGTGGTTCCGCTTTGGGTTCCAGGTGGAATCTTAAGCTCGACTTCCCCATTGATTGTTGGAATGTCTACAGTGTCACCTAAACTTGCTTGGACGAAACTGATTTGCTTTTCATAGTAGAGGTTTGCACCATCCCTTTCGAAGTATTCATGTCTTTTAATGTAAATCTCAACGTAAAGGTCTCCATTTCCGCCGCCAACATCTCCAACATTACCTTCACCAGAGACTCTTAAACGGTTTCCGCTTTCAACACCTGCTGGGATTTTAATGTTGAGGGTCTTGCTTTCCTTAATGGTTCCTCTACCTTTACAGTTGTGACATGGCTCCTTGATGATTTTACCGGTACCATTACATTCACCACATTGCACAACATTCATAACTTGTCCAAATAGGCTTTGTCTGATTTGTTTTCTTTGACCGGTACCTCCACAGACAGGACAGGTTTCCACTTCACTTCCAGGTTCCGCCTTGGAACCTTCACAAACTGGGCAGAATACATCGTGTCTTACAGTAACTTCCTTATCAGCACCATTAGCTGCTTCCTCTAAGGTGATTTCGACTTCAGTGTAAATGTCGCTTCCTCTTCTTGGGCCAGAACTGCGAGACCTTGATCTGCCAGTGCCAAATCCGAATAAGTCGAAGATATCTTCTATTCCTCCCCCTCCAAATCCTTGGAAGATGTCTTCAAAGTCTACGTTTCTAAAGATATCCTCATTAGAGAATCCTTCCATACCTGCATGACCGAATTGATCATATCTTTGTCTTTTCTCTTCATCAGATAAAACAGCGTAAGCTTCACTGATTTCCTTGAATTTTTCAGTAGCTTCTTCTTTTTTATCCTCTTCCACAACATCAGGATGGTATTTTCTAGCTAATTTACGGTAAGCCTTTTTAATCTCTTTCTCATCAGCGGTTTTGTCCACTCCGAGAACTTCATAATAGTCACGCTTCTCTGCCATTTCGTCACCTATAAACATTAATTGATAATTGATTATTTAATAATTCATGATTTTTTTAATGATTCATATTAATTTTTAAAAATAGTATTGAACTATTAATTAAAATTTAATTAAATCACCTAACAATAATTTTTTCATAAAATAAAATAATTTAATTAAATTTTAACTAATGATAAGTTACTAAATTAATTATTAGTTAATTTTAATATTTAAACTTAATTTAATTTACACAAGTTTTTGATTCTTTCTCTCTATCTTTAATAATAAATTAATAAAAAGAATTCTTTAGACATTAAAAGGTTGTAAGTGGCTAAGAAAAATCAAGGAGGAATGTCTAAAAGAATTCAATTTATTATTTCTATTTTTTGAGAGGTTATAAGTAAATATGACAAATCAAAAAATAAATAGATTAAAAATCTTATTAAAATATTTTAATAATCATTTTAATCTACCACTAATTTGATTCAAATCTATTTTTTCTCTTCGAATTCAGCATCAATAGTGCCGTCATCGTCATCTTGTGGGCCTGCTCCTGCATTAGGATCAGAACCAGTTGCTCCAGCTGAACCTTGTGCTGCTTGTTGGGCTGCTGCAGCTTCTTGGTAGATTCTAGCACCGATGTCTTGAACTACTTTGGTAAGTTCATCGGTTTTCTCTTTGATTACTGCAATATCATCGCCGCTGATCAATTCTCTAAGTTCTGCAACTAATCTTTCAATGTTGGATCTTTCTTCATCAGAGACTTTGTCTTTGATTTCATCTTCATTGATGGTTTTTTCTGCAGTGTAGATCATGGAGTCAGCATTGTTTTTAACTTCAATTTCTTCTTGTTTCTTTTTGTCTGCTTCAGCGTTCATTTCAGCTTCTTTTACAGCTTTTTCGATTTCCTCATCAGTCAATTTGGTAGAAGAAGTGATGGTAATTGATTGTTCCTTACCTGTTCCTTTGTCTTGAGCAGTTACATTGATAATACCGTTTGCATCAATATCGAAGGTTACTTCAATTTGAGGCATTCCTCTTGGTGCAGGAGGTATTCCCACTAATTGGAATCTTCCAAGAGTGGTGTTGTCTGCTGCCATTTTTCTTTCCCCTTGAACTACGTGAATGTCTACAGAAGGTTGGTTATCCGCTGCAGTAGAGAAGATTTGAGATTTTTTAGCAGGAATTGTAGTGTTTCTTTCAATAAGGGTAGTTGATACTCCACCTAAGGTTTCAATACCTAAGGATAATGGGGTAACGTCTAAGAGAACTAAGTCTTTAATTTCTCCAGCGAGCACTCCACCTTGAATAGCTGCACCCATTGCTACACATTCCATTGGGTCAATTCCTCTTTCTACAGGTTTTCCAATGAAGTTTTCTACGAATTTTTGTACGATTGGCATTCGGGTAGGTCCACCAACAAGGATGATTTTATCAATATCATTTTTGGTCATTTTAGCATCGTCTAATGCTTGTTTGATAGGTTGACCACATTTGTTTACGATAGGATCTACTAATTCTTCTAATTTTGCTCTGGTTAAATTGTTAATTAAGTTGTGAGGTTTACCATCTGCTCCCATGCATATGAATGGTAAGTTTACTTCACTTGTTAAGGTAGTGGACAATTCGATTTTTGCTTTTTCAGCTGCTTCTCTTAATCTTTGAACAGCTTGGTCATCGTTCATTAAGTCAATTCCGGTTTCAGCTTTGAACTGGCTTGCTAAGTAGTTCATTAAAGCATTGTCCATGTCGGTACCACCGAGTTGAGTGTCCCCACTGGTAGATTGTACTTCGAATACTCCTCCACCAAATTCCATAATGGTTACGTCTAAGGTACCTCCACCTAAATCGAATACTAAAATGTTTACGTCATCATCGTCATCTTGCTTGTCGATACCGTAAGCTAAACTTGCTGCAGTTGGTTCGTTTACAAGTCTTACTACATCAAGACCTGCAATGGTTCCTGCGTCTTTGGTTGCAGTTCTTTGGTTGTCGTCAAAGTAAGCAGGTACGGTAATAACTGCCTTTTCGATAGGTTCTCCTAAGAAGGATTCTGCATCTTTTTTGATCTTTTGCAAGATTTTTGCAGAGATTTCTTGTGGAGTGTATTGT from Methanobrevibacter ruminantium harbors:
- the dnaK gene encoding molecular chaperone DnaK; protein product: MSDTKKEKIIGIDLGTSNSAASVLVGGKPTVIPSAEGASQYGKAFPSYVAFTEDGQQLVGEPARRQAVTNPENTISAIKRKMGTDYKVTIQGKQYTPQEISAKILQKIKKDAESFLGEPIEKAVITVPAYFDDNQRTATKDAGTIAGLDVVRLVNEPTAASLAYGIDKQDDDDDVNILVFDLGGGTLDVTIMEFGGGVFEVQSTSGDTQLGGTDMDNALMNYLASQFKAETGIDLMNDDQAVQRLREAAEKAKIELSTTLTSEVNLPFICMGADGKPHNLINNLTRAKLEELVDPIVNKCGQPIKQALDDAKMTKNDIDKIILVGGPTRMPIVQKFVENFIGKPVERGIDPMECVAMGAAIQGGVLAGEIKDLVLLDVTPLSLGIETLGGVSTTLIERNTTIPAKKSQIFSTAADNQPSVDIHVVQGERKMAADNTTLGRFQLVGIPPAPRGMPQIEVTFDIDANGIINVTAQDKGTGKEQSITITSSTKLTDEEIEKAVKEAEMNAEADKKKQEEIEVKNNADSMIYTAEKTINEDEIKDKVSDEERSNIERLVAELRELISGDDIAVIKEKTDELTKVVQDIGARIYQEAAAAQQAAQGSAGATGSDPNAGAGPQDDDDGTIDAEFEEKK
- a CDS encoding 6-carboxyhexanoate--CoA ligase, whose product is MMYSIKMRSSKGGPHEEGGKHISGAERILREDEIEEELINVYRRAITHERGKPDFINLKIERIDEEDITYKKRLNINEHHVESKEDGLGLAKELLMDNAVSEESAKMAIQNLQDLEESMHGAMLIDKDTGDRIDNKGIKGVRVTGIASADITEYRESLKNDGREGLHLEEALILASKIASCKGIVAELCWSDDPSYVIGYVGTKDNYERIPILKDEGNPIGGRAFFVDTNQLNDDYTLDDLIDYLEKQVVLIE
- a CDS encoding DUF2149 domain-containing protein; the encoded protein is MARRRGKGRFDSEEEDPMAGTANLVDAMLVIAVGLLVFLVLAWNMQSVLFNEDLTQEHKEKVMEAMNQEVTEVQEGQILNETPDTSNQTGQGYTEMGKVYKDSSTGKLIMVQNKTN
- the dnaJ gene encoding molecular chaperone DnaJ, translated to MAEKRDYYEVLGVDKTADEKEIKKAYRKLARKYHPDVVEEDKKEEATEKFKEISEAYAVLSDEEKRQRYDQFGHAGMEGFSNEDIFRNVDFEDIFQGFGGGGIEDIFDLFGFGTGRSRSRSSGPRRGSDIYTEVEITLEEAANGADKEVTVRHDVFCPVCEGSKAEPGSEVETCPVCGGTGQRKQIRQSLFGQVMNVVQCGECNGTGKIIKEPCHNCKGRGTIKESKTLNIKIPAGVESGNRLRVSGEGNVGDVGGGNGDLYVEIYIKRHEYFERDGANLYYEKQISFVQASLGDTVDIPTINGEVELKIPPGTQSGTTFRLRDQGMPYMRRAGKGNLYVNITVVVPQKLSKEQKKLLIQFGEISGDEIKVYKKGLFDKVKDAINN
- the bioF gene encoding 8-amino-7-oxononanoate synthase, which encodes MNPNLESQLNEELEELKNNDLERTVDDLRFISSTKAIDKEGKEFLVFGTNNYLGLTHHPDVIKAAQEASIYGTGSTGSRLTTGASFEARELENNISEFKNVESALIFNTGYMTNLGVIYALTKENDVIFSDQLNHASIIDGTRISKAKVKVYKHKDTKDLENLILDEIESKKDSNLFIVSDGVFSMDGDIAPLPELVEIADKYNCTLIIDEAHATGVIGKTGKGTVEYYKDKTGIDLTDSVDLQIGTLSKALASEGGFVCGKQVYIDYLINKSRPFIFSTALSPATIASANAALNLLKENSEKYLNDLNSNTSLMRELLTNAGLNIVDGETPIIPIIIGPAELANKISKELEKEGILVSSIRPPSVPKGESRLRLTVMATHTKEEIEYTATKIIEIWNILNKN